A genomic window from Thunnus maccoyii chromosome 2, fThuMac1.1, whole genome shotgun sequence includes:
- the kdm2aa gene encoding lysine (K)-specific demethylase 2Aa isoform X1 — protein sequence MDESKPRYSKRLRAGTRRRYHDDGISDEEIDGRRMFDLEEKVHSQRFSSDRVVHMQGKDFTYEFIQRSGLRDPILFDKPEGLGIKMPDPDFSVNDVKMFVGSRRMIDVMDVSTQKGTEMSMAQWTRYYETPPSQRDKLYNVISLEFSHTKLENLVRRPATVDLIDWVDNMWPRHLKERQRDSTNSITDMQYPKVQKYCLMSVEGCYTDFHIDFGGTSVWYHILRGSKVFWLIPPTPQNLELYENWVLSGKQGDIFLGDRASDCQRIELKQGCTFIIPSGWIHAVYTPVDSMVFGGNFLHSFNIPTQLNICNIEDRTRVPVKFRYPFYYEMCWYVLERYVFSMTKTSYLTPEFQKHSLGIGLKKPSSSDPASEQVKDGEEGVSDEDASEPDKPAVKVNLTPLELEGLWNLLGKLEALPSNKKCVPAGIHNAPALITHIKALLKEHANDNPKLSYTGKPIIKWPKRPSWYQPPPPPPPPRPKLATTPIIPRPQKPASSMSVLRRRRVRCKRCEACMRAECGDCNFCRDMKKFGGPGKLKQTCVLRQCLSPGLPLSAVCEICKEPNQEETGDPSLTLMECSNCAQIVHPACLTVQGEGVVNKDLPSCWECPKCVQGITDPEQSRGDKGEGLPVKRKSSSLLDARMAKIYRRQRHSRDGDDSVSDDDDEASQRRKMSLQARGGGHSSRRGFGANRRGLLRGGSAHRGSRGGLITPGSSSVLKLKRGMGMREGGRRGRGVRLRGGSRVQRRGDSSEESDDDDDDDDEEDDDDSEDGDKEERHRRRRGRRRTDDDDDDDDDDDEDEDSEGQEFDPEEEEMDTLEDEEEEEEEEEGHWDSDPEPPVLLVSDLNDDLLSGSYLTVTLQRPHKAKRQSGSIVPKLEAAMGPRTAAVVTGGQQGFIQRKTALSKPSRLKSSDTTADGQTPRGPGRPRLRGNQGDRGTRDRSASSTEEEEAAAPPASSTLSPPSLLSLPSFKDVGNERGGEKEVWVSVFRYLNRAELLACMTVCKAWYKWSCDKRLWSHVDVSRCSPLSNQALAGIIKRQPTSLDLSWTPLAKRQLNCLLTRLPGLRELRVTGLSWSCLSALVSPTLPYLRLLDLRWCEGLKDAQIKELITPTGSESSRSRLRNMVTLRLSGLDVSESTLRLLQRHMPQLERLDLAHCKDITDSSIALLAAAGTHTRNNLTELTLAGCGQLTDGCLSYLKRLSSLTLLDLRGCKSISRRACDAFISDLSHTALYCMVEEKLIQRLD from the exons ATGGATGAGTCCAAACCGCGCTACAGTAAAAGGCTG CGGGCTGGTACCCGGCGACGTTACCATGACGATGGCATCTCAGATGAAGAGATTGACGGAAGGAGGATGTTTGACCTGGAGGAGAAAGTCCACAGTCAGAGGTTCAGCTCTGACCGGGTCGTTCACATGCAGGGAAAAG aCTTCACATACGAGTTCATCCAGAGAAGCGGGCTGAGGGACCCCATCCTCTTTGACAAACCCGAAGGACTAGGAATCAA GATGCCTGACCCTGATTTCAGTGTCAATGATGTCAAGATGTTTGTTG gtaGCAGACGTATGATAGATGTGATGGATGTGAGCACTCAGAAGGGGACAGAGATGTCCATGGCCCAGTGGACTCGTTACTATGAGACTCCTCCATCTCAGAGAGACAAGCTCTATAATGTTATCAGCCTGGAGTTCAGCCACACCAAGCTGGAGAACCTGGTCAGGAGACCTGCCACG GTGGATCTGATAGACTGGGTGGACAACATGTGGCCTCGTCacctgaaagagagacagagagactcaACCAACTCTATCACAGACATGCAGTATCCCAAAGTACAGAA ATACTGCCTGATGAGTGTGGAGGGCTGCTATACAGACTTTCACATTGACTTTGGAGGGACCTCTGTGTGGTACCACATACTGAGAGGAAGCAAG GTGTTCTGGCTGATCCCACCCACCCCTCAGAACCTGGAGCTGTATGAGAACTGGGTGCTCTCTGGAAAACAGGGAGACATTTTCCTGGGAGACCGAGCATCTGACTGCCAGAGGATTGAACTGAAGCAAGGCTGCACCTTCATCATACCCTCAG GGTGGATTCATGCAGTCTACACACCTGTGGATTCTATGGTGTTTGGAGGAAACTTCCTTCACAGCTTCAATATTCCTACGCAACTTAACATCTGTAATATAGAGGACCGCACGCGG GTTCCAGTAAAGTTCCGTTACCCCTTCTACTATGAGATGTGCTGGTACGTGTTGGAGCGCTACGTCTTCAGCATGACCAAGACATCCTACCTCACACCAGAGTTTCAGAAACACTCGCTAGGCATTG GTCTGAAGAAGCCTTCCAGCTCAGATCCAGCCAGTGAGCAGGTGAAGGACGGGGAGGAAGGTGTCAGTGATGAAGATGCTTCAGAGCCTGATAAGCCAGCAGTTAAAGTTAATTTGACTCCCTTGGAGCTGGAGGGGCTGTGGAACCTGCTGGGAAAACTGGAGGCGCTGCCGTCCAACAAGAAGTGCGTCCCAGCAGGGATACACAATGCACCAGCTCTCATTACACACATCAAG GCACTTCTTAAGGAACATGCCAATGACAATCCCAAACTGTCCTACACAGGAAAACCAATCATCAAGTGGCCAAAGAGG CCGTCGTGGTatcagcctcctcctccaccgccTCCTCCTCGTCCTAAATTGGCCACCACTCCCATCATCCCACGACCACAGAAGCCAGCCTCCTCCATGTCTGTGCTGAGGCGGCGTAGGGTCAG GTGTAAGCGCTGTGAGGCCTGTATGAGAGCAGAGTGTGGAGACTGTAATTTCTGCAGAGACATGAAGAAGTTTGGAGGACCTGGAAAGCTCAAGCAGACCTGCGTGCTGCGACAATGTCTCTCT CCGGGCCTTCCTCTGTCCGCGGTGTGTGAAATCTGCAAGGAGCCCAATCAGGAGGAAACTGGAGACCCCTCCCTCACTCTGATGGAATGTTCCAACTGTGCGCAGATAGTCCACCCCGCCTGCCTCacg GTTCAGGGTGAAGGAGTGGTTAATAAAGACCTGCCCAGCTGTTGGGAGTGTCCAAAGTGTGTCCAAGGGATCACTGACCCAGAG caGTCTAGAGGAGACAAAGGTGAAGGCCTTCCAGTG AAGCGGAAATCTTCCTCCCTGTTGGACGCTCGCATGGCTAAGATTTACCGACGACAGAGACACAGCCGCGATGGAGACGACTCTGTCAGCGATGACGATGATGAAG CCTCTCAGAGAAGAAAGATGTCATTACAAGCTCGAGGGGGGGGCCACTCTTCCAGGAGGGGGTTTGGTGCCAACAGGAGAGGCCTGCTGAGAGGAGGCTCGGCCCACAGAGGAAGCAGAGGAGGCCTGATTACTCCTGGCTCCTCCTCAGTCCTCAAGCTAAAGCGTGGGATGGGCATGAGGGAaggtgggaggagggggagaggggtgAGGCTGAGGGGAGGCTCCAGGGTGCAGCGGAGGGGAGACTCATCTGAGGAATCtgatgatgacgacgacgacgatgatgaagaagatgacGACGACAGTGAAGACGGAGACAAAGAGGAACGGCATCGTCGACGCAGGGGAAGGCGCaggactgatgatgatgatgacgatgatgatgacgatgatgaagatgaggacaGTGAGGGGCAGGAGTTTGacccagaggaggaggagatggacacactggaagatgaagaggaggaagaggaggaggaggaaggacacTGGGATTCAGACCCAGAGCCTCCGGTGCTCCTGGTGTCTGATCTGAATGACGACCTGCTTAGTGGCTCCTACCTGACTGTGACTCTACAGCGCCCCCACAAGGCCAAGAGACAATCTG GCTCCATAGTTCCAAAGCTGGAAGCAGCCATGGGTCCGCGGACAGCAGCAGTGGTTACAGGTGGTCAGCAGGGCTTCATCCAGAGAAAGACAGCTCTGTCCAAACCTTCACGCCTCAAGAGCAGTGACACCACAGCTGATGGCCAAACCCCACGAGGACCTGGAAG GCCACGTCTCCGTGGTAACCAGGGCGACCGAGGCACAAGGGATCGGTCTGCGTcttccacagaagaagaggaagctgctgctcctcctgcaTCCTCCACCCTGTCTCCTCCATCCCTGCTGTCCCTGCCATCCTTTAAAGACGTTGGCAACgaaagaggaggggagaaggAGGTTTGGGTGTCTGTTTTCAGATACTTGAACAGAGCTGAGCTGCTGGCCTGCATGACTGTCTGCAAAGCCTGGTACAAGTG GAGCTGTGACAAGCGTCTGTGGAGCCATGTGGATGTGAGCCGGTGCAGCCCACTCAGTAACCAGGCCCTGGCAGGCATCATCAAACGCCAGCCCACCTCTCTGGACCTGTCCTGGACCCCCCTGGCCAAGAGACAGCTTAACTGTCTGCTCACCAGGCTCCCAG GTCTCAGGGAGTTGAGAGTGACCGGTCTGTCCTGGTCCTGTCTGTCAGCACTGGTCTCTCCCACTCTGCCCTACCTGCGACTGCTGGACCTGCGCTGGTGTGAAGGCCTTAAAGACGCCCAGATTAAAGAGCTCATCACCCCGACTG GTTCAGAGTCGTCTCGCAGCAGACTGAGGAACATGGTAACACTGCGTCTGTCCGGTCTGGATGTTAGTGAGTCCACTTTGAGGCTGCTGCAGCGCCACATGCCCCAGCTGGAGAGGCTGGACCTGGCTCACTGCAAGGACATAACCGACTCCTCCATCGCCCTGCTGGCGGCAGCCGGGACACACACTCGCAACAACCTCACTGAGCTCACACTGGCAG GTTGCGGTCAACTGACAGATGGCTGTCTGTCCTACCTGAAGcgtctctcctctctgactctGCTGGACCTCAGAGGCTGTAAGAGTATCAGCAGACGAGCCTGCGACGCCTTCATCTCTGACCTGTCCCACACCGCACTCTACTGTATGGTGGAGGAGAAACTCATCCAGCGCCTGGACTAA